Proteins encoded within one genomic window of Theobroma cacao cultivar B97-61/B2 chromosome 7, Criollo_cocoa_genome_V2, whole genome shotgun sequence:
- the LOC18593199 gene encoding receptor like protein 30 isoform X2: MGNIGFLLPLKVFVVVLCNFVTTLSEESPSTTTDQLALLALKAHVTHDPQNLLATNWTSATSVCNWIGVTCGSHHQRVTALNLSHMGLIGTIPPPLGNLSFLSELDIRFNHFHGLLSMELANLSSLKYINFGHNNFRGEIPSWFDSFTQLHSLLLYSNNFSGVIPSSLGSLSNLEKLILYDNDLKGQIPIAIGNLSKLKRLYLDNNQLSGQIPSAVFKCKALEFLSLTNNVLEGSVPQEIGNLTRLRYLYLDNNNLTGQLPSALFKCQELEELDLSQNALEGSVPQEIGNLTKVIWLHLYRNNLTGEIPATIGSLSVLRYLYSENNSLTGQLPLTLFKCQELEDLWLFDNALEGSVPQEIGNLTKLRWLGLNRNNLTGKIPATIGSLPVLDFLYLDCNSLTGRLPTLQPSLRGFSVSNNNLIGEIPSSVCNMSSLRYSLDLSRNNFHGIIPECLGNLSNSIAMVDLSMNSFHGKIPENFHKDCLLRLFGINDNKIEGSLPRSLVNCSKLEILDIGNNNLIDTFPIWLEKLDLQVLILRRNRFYDRIDNFEGKFSFTHLRIIDLSHNDFNGYLPTKFFENLQAIRSESENKDDPKYMKYSGTNRGYYIYESLFITIKGSEMELLKILNAWTIIDLSNNRFKGQIPEVVGELHSLIVLNLSHNSLSGPIPSILGNLSALESLDLSSNKLKGKIPAQLVNLKFLEVLNLSWNNLMGLIPRGKQFDTFTNDSYIGNLGLCGLPLSKECSNEQNLEPKPTKSGEDGDAVNWKYSILMGYGCGLVCGLSMGYIVFTTGKPWWLVRIIERVQQKYVIRGKIRRSGGRK, from the exons ATGGGAAATATTGGCTTCCTCCTCCCTCTTAAGGTATTTGTGGTGGTGTTGTGCAACTTTGTGACTACTTTGTCAGAGGAATCACCCAGCACCACCACTGACCAATTGGCTCTTCTTGCACTTAAAGCCCATGTCACCCATGACCCTCAAAACCTGTTGGCAACCAACTGGACTAGTGCTACCTCTGTTTGCAACTGGATTGGTGTCACTTGCGGATCCCATCATCAAAGAGTCACCGCTCTTAATCTTTCTCACATGGGTCTTATAGGCACCATCCCACCTCCCTTGGGAAAtctatcttttctttctgagcTTGACATCAGATTTAATCATTTTCATGGCTTATTGTCCATGGAGTTGGCTAATTTGTCTTCACtgaaatatataaactttGGTCACAACAACTTTCGTGGAGAAATCCCATCATGGTTTGATTCCTTCACTCAACTTCATAGCTTGCTTCTGTACAGTAACAACTTCTCTGGTGTTATCCCATCTTCATTGGGCTCTTTGTCAAACCTTGAGAAGTTGATCTTGTATGACAATGATTTGAAGGGGCAGATTCCTATAGCAATTGGAAATCTTTCCAAGTTGAAAAGGTTATATTTGGACAATAATCAGCTTTCAG GTCAAATTCCATCAGCTGTATTCAAGTGCAAAGCGTTAGAATTCTTATCTTTAACTAACAATGTCTTGGAGGGAAGTGTGCCTCAAGAAATTGGGAATTTGACTAGAttaagatatttatatctcGATAACAACAACTTAACAG GTCAACTTCCATCAGCTCTATTTAAGTGCCAAGAGTTAGAAGAGCTAGATTTATCTCAAAATGCCTTGGAGGGAAGTGTGCCTCAAGAAATCGGGAATTTGACCAAAGTAATTTGGTTGCACCTCTATCGTAACAACTTAACAG GTGAAATTCCAGCAACAATTGGAAGCTTGTCTGTTCTTCGTTATCTTTATTCGGAGAATAACAGCTTGACAG GTCAACTTCCATTGACTCTATTCAAGTGCCAAGAGTTAGAAGATTTATGGTTATTTGACAATGCCTTGGAGGGAAGTGTGCCTCAAGAAATTGGGAATTTGACTAAATTAAGATGGTTGGGTCTCAATCGAAACAACCTAACAG gaaaaattcCAGCAACAATTGGAAGCTTGCctgttcttgattttctttatttggaTTGTAACAGCTTGACAG GTCGACTTCCAACTCTACAACCTTCGTTGCGTGGCTTTAGCGTTTCAAacaacaatttaattggagAAATCCCTTCATCAGTTTGCAATATGAGTTCACTACGGTATTCACTTGATTTGTCGAGGAATAACTTTCATGGAATTATTCCAGAATGTCTTGGAAACTTAAGCAATTCTATTGCAATGGTGGATCTAAGCATGAATAGTTTTCATGGTAAAATAcctgaaaattttcataaggATTGTTTGTTGAGACTTTTTGGCATCAATGACAACAAGATAGAAGGGTCACTACCACGCTCTTTGGTTAATTGCTCgaaattagaaattttagaTATAGGGAACAACAACTTGATTGACACTTTTCCGATTTGGTTAGAAAAGTTAGATCTACAAGTTCTTATCTTGCGACGTAATAGATTCTATGATCGCATTGATAACTTTGAAGGTAAATTTTCCTTCACTCATTTGCGAATCATCGATCTCTCTCACAATGACTTCAATGGCTACttaccaacaaaattttttgaaaatcttcAAGCTATAAGAAGTGAGAGTGAAAACAAAGATGACCCAAAGTACATGAAATATTCTGGGACTAATCGAGGTTATTATATTTAtgaatctttatttattacaaTAAAAGGGTCGGAGATGGAGCTCTTGAAAATCTTAAACGCTTGGACAATTATTGACCTTTCTAATAATCGATTTAAAGGACAGATACCTGAGGTAGTTGGAGAACTTCATTCACTTATCGTCCTCAACCTCTCTCACAATAGTTTAAGTGGTCCTATCCCATCAATATTAGGAAACTTGTCAGCACTTGAATCATTAGATCTTTCATCAAACAAGCTCAAAGGAAAAATTCCAGCACAATTAGTAAATCTTAAATTCTTAGAGGTATTAAACCTTTCTTGGAATAATCTCATGGGACTCATTCCTCGAGGCAAACAATTTGATACTTTCACAAATGATTCCTACATTGGAAACTTGGGTTTATGTGGACTTCCTTTATCAAAGGAATGTAGTAATGAGCAGAATTTGGAACCAAAACCAACAAAGTCTGGTGAAGATGGTGATGCTGTGAATTGGAAATATTCTATATTGATGGGGTATGGATGTGGGCTGGTTTGTGGATTGAGCATGGGATACATTGTGTTTACAACTGGAAAACCATGGTGGTTGGTTAGGATCATTGAGAGAGTTCaacaaaaatatgttattaGAGGGAAAATCCGAAGAAGTGGAGGAAGAAAATAA